One window of the Mycobacterium xenopi genome contains the following:
- the pheS gene encoding phenylalanine--tRNA ligase subunit alpha, with product MGDQPVDPSIVSPEALTKAVNAARQAFTLAGDLEALARAKTEHLGDRSPLALARQALAALPKADRAEAGRRVNAARADAQRSYDERLAALRAERDAAVLVAERIDVTLPSTRQPPGARHPITLLGEHIADTFIAMGWELVEGPEVETEQFNFDALNFPPDHPARSEQDTFYIAPEGSRQLLRTHTSPVQVRTLLERDLPVYVISIGRTFRTDELDATHTPVFHQVEGLAVDRGLSMAHLRGTLDAFARAEFGAAARTRLRPHFFPFTEPSGEVDVWFANKKGGAGWVEWGGCGMVNPNVLRAAGIDPEVYTGFAFGMGLERTLQVRNGIPDMRDMVEGDVRFSLPFGVGA from the coding sequence GTGGGTGATCAACCCGTCGATCCGTCGATCGTGTCCCCGGAGGCGCTGACCAAAGCGGTCAACGCCGCCCGGCAAGCCTTCACGCTTGCGGGCGACCTCGAGGCGTTGGCGCGCGCCAAGACCGAGCACCTCGGCGATCGCTCACCGCTGGCGCTGGCCCGCCAAGCCCTGGCCGCGCTGCCCAAAGCCGACCGCGCCGAGGCCGGTCGGCGTGTCAACGCCGCCCGCGCCGACGCTCAACGCAGCTACGACGAGCGGTTGGCCGCGCTGCGCGCCGAGCGTGACGCGGCCGTGCTGGTCGCCGAGCGCATCGATGTGACCTTGCCGTCGACCCGGCAACCACCCGGCGCGCGCCACCCGATCACCCTCCTGGGTGAACACATCGCCGACACCTTCATCGCGATGGGCTGGGAACTGGTCGAGGGACCGGAGGTCGAGACCGAGCAGTTCAATTTCGACGCGTTGAACTTTCCACCCGACCACCCCGCCCGCAGCGAACAGGACACCTTCTATATCGCGCCCGAAGGTTCCCGCCAGCTACTGCGTACCCATACCTCGCCGGTGCAGGTTCGCACCCTGCTCGAGCGGGACCTGCCGGTCTACGTCATCTCGATCGGCCGTACGTTTCGCACCGATGAACTCGACGCCACCCACACACCGGTGTTCCACCAGGTCGAGGGGCTCGCCGTGGACCGGGGGCTTTCGATGGCGCACCTGCGCGGAACCCTGGACGCGTTCGCCCGCGCCGAGTTCGGGGCCGCCGCGCGCACCCGCCTGCGTCCGCACTTCTTCCCGTTCACCGAACCGTCGGGTGAGGTCGACGTGTGGTTCGCCAACAAAAAGGGCGGCGCCGGCTGGGTGGAATGGGGCGGCTGCGGCATGGTCAATCCGAACGTGTTGCGCGCCGCCGGCATCGACCCGGAGGTCTACACCGGCTTCGCCTTCGGCATGGGGCTCGAACGCACGCTGCAGGTCCGCAACGGCATCCCCGACATGCGCGACATGGTCGAGGGCGACGTGCGGTTCTCGTTGCCGTTCGGGGTGGGGGCCTGA
- a CDS encoding rhomboid-like protein, translating to MILGMLSRLARVRITLSYAAALVAVSTTLVLLGPRVQHQVILHVSTNLHNLARGKIGTLFGSAFVIDAAPMYIWLPGLVCLLALAELHWRSGRLTLAFLLGHVGATLVVAAGLVAAIEFGWLPLSISRASDVGVSYGAVAVLGALTTAIPRRWRPVWMGWWLAVAVSSAALGAEFTDAGHTVALLIGLALATRFGRPAHWTPVRYALLAVGAAFGFLLLAHTAVTALTGLALGTLSGVAAHTIVRWRLTRKPLETSALAAEEPVAQKLSRVPRSSPA from the coding sequence ATGATTCTTGGGATGCTGTCGCGGTTGGCACGGGTTCGCATCACGCTCAGTTACGCGGCCGCCCTGGTAGCGGTCAGCACCACGCTGGTGCTCCTCGGTCCCCGAGTGCAGCACCAAGTGATCCTGCACGTCAGCACCAACCTGCATAACTTGGCGCGCGGGAAAATCGGCACCCTGTTCGGCAGCGCATTCGTCATCGACGCCGCCCCGATGTACATCTGGCTGCCGGGTCTGGTCTGTCTGCTTGCGCTGGCGGAATTACATTGGCGCAGTGGCCGGCTCACGCTCGCGTTCTTGCTCGGCCACGTCGGCGCGACCCTGGTGGTGGCGGCCGGATTGGTCGCCGCGATCGAATTCGGCTGGCTGCCGCTGTCGATCAGCCGGGCCAGTGACGTCGGGGTGAGCTACGGCGCTGTCGCGGTACTCGGCGCGTTGACCACCGCGATCCCGCGGCGCTGGCGGCCGGTCTGGATGGGTTGGTGGCTGGCGGTCGCGGTGTCGAGCGCTGCGCTGGGCGCCGAATTCACCGATGCCGGGCACACCGTCGCGCTGCTCATCGGCCTGGCGCTGGCCACCCGCTTCGGCCGGCCCGCGCACTGGACGCCGGTGCGATATGCGTTGCTGGCGGTGGGCGCTGCGTTCGGCTTCCTGTTGCTGGCGCACACCGCGGTGACCGCGCTGACTGGCTTGGCGCTCGGCACGCTCAGCGGCGTGGCCGCCCACACGATCGTGCGCTGGCGCTTGACGCGCAAGCCCCTGGAGACGTCCGCGCTGGCCGCCGAGGAGCCCGTCGCGCAAAAGCTGAGCCGGGTTCCCCGCAGCTCACCGGCCTAA
- a CDS encoding adenylate/guanylate cyclase domain-containing protein: MELGPDPASGKPEQAATASAARDSRRLSPVQWLRSKNESPKVVELLRRARRALPGDPEFGDPLSTAGDGGPRAAARAAGRVLGDRGAASREVGLGALQLWQALTEAVSRRPANPEVTLLFTDLVGFSEWSLKAGDDAALKLLRRAARAVEPPLLDGGGRIVKRLGDGIMAVFDNPVAALRAALEAEKSLKSVDVEGYTPRMRLGIHTGHPRRVAADWLGVDVNIAARVMERATKGGIMVSGPALDKIPQSELERLGVVVKRAHRPLFGGKPSGVPADMAIYRIETPRELTGADADDDTGRQA; this comes from the coding sequence GTGGAACTCGGGCCCGATCCGGCATCCGGCAAGCCCGAGCAAGCGGCGACCGCGTCGGCTGCGCGCGACTCGCGACGGCTTTCGCCGGTGCAGTGGCTGCGCAGCAAGAACGAAAGTCCGAAAGTCGTGGAATTGCTCCGCCGTGCGCGACGCGCGCTGCCCGGTGACCCCGAGTTCGGTGACCCGTTGTCCACGGCCGGAGACGGCGGTCCCCGCGCCGCCGCACGCGCAGCGGGTCGAGTCCTCGGCGACCGTGGTGCGGCATCCCGGGAGGTCGGCCTGGGCGCGCTGCAGCTGTGGCAGGCGTTGACCGAGGCGGTTTCTCGCCGACCGGCCAATCCCGAGGTGACGTTGCTGTTCACCGACCTGGTGGGATTCTCCGAGTGGTCGCTGAAAGCCGGCGATGACGCCGCGCTGAAGCTGTTGCGGCGGGCGGCGCGGGCCGTCGAGCCGCCGCTGCTGGATGGGGGAGGGCGCATTGTCAAACGCCTAGGCGACGGCATCATGGCGGTGTTCGACAACCCGGTCGCTGCTCTGCGTGCCGCCCTTGAGGCAGAGAAATCCCTCAAATCCGTTGACGTCGAAGGCTATACACCACGGATGCGGCTCGGCATCCACACCGGCCATCCGCGGCGGGTGGCCGCCGACTGGCTCGGCGTCGATGTCAATATCGCCGCCCGGGTCATGGAACGTGCCACCAAGGGCGGCATCATGGTGTCCGGTCCCGCACTGGACAAGATTCCGCAATCCGAACTGGAAAGGCTCGGCGTCGTCGTCAAACGCGCCCACCGACCGCTGTTCGGCGGCAAGCCCAGCGGTGTTCCCGCGGACATGGCCATCTACCGGATCGAAACTCCTAGGGAACTGACAGGTGCCGATGCCGACGACGACACCGGCCGGCAGGCATAG
- a CDS encoding oxygenase MpaB family protein, which yields MTATPTTSAKPLPRDFEGDPGGQPAPATATPLGPDSLTWKYFGDLRTGMMGVWIGAIQNMYPELGAGVEEHSILLREPLQRVARSVYPIMGVVYDGDRAAHTAQQIKDYHRTIKGVDANGRRYHALNPETFYWAHATFFMLVIKVAEYFCGGLTEAEKRQLFDEHVQWYRMYGMSMRPVPKSWEEFQEYWDRVCRERLELNPATRDIFQMRIPKPKFVPMPTPLWDQLFKPWMAGQRWIAAGLFDPPVREKAGMRWTPGDEVLLRLFGKFVELAFLAVPDEIRLHPRALAGYRRAQGRIRPDAPLVEAPRFTAPPRDRRGLPMHYIPPRKTIMERAGSLVHTTFSLAGLRPAWGRGTAA from the coding sequence ATGACCGCCACACCAACGACGTCGGCCAAACCCCTGCCTCGGGACTTCGAGGGTGATCCGGGAGGCCAGCCTGCGCCAGCCACCGCCACTCCGTTGGGGCCGGACTCGCTGACGTGGAAGTACTTCGGCGACCTGCGCACGGGGATGATGGGCGTGTGGATCGGCGCGATCCAGAACATGTACCCGGAGCTCGGCGCCGGTGTTGAGGAGCATTCGATCCTGCTGCGAGAACCGCTGCAGCGGGTGGCCCGTTCGGTGTACCCGATCATGGGTGTCGTCTACGACGGCGACCGTGCGGCCCATACCGCCCAACAGATCAAGGACTACCACCGCACCATCAAAGGCGTCGACGCCAACGGCCGTCGTTACCACGCACTGAACCCCGAGACCTTTTATTGGGCGCATGCCACGTTCTTCATGCTGGTGATCAAGGTCGCCGAATACTTTTGCGGCGGCCTGACCGAGGCCGAGAAGCGCCAGCTTTTCGATGAGCACGTGCAGTGGTACCGGATGTATGGGATGAGCATGCGACCGGTGCCCAAGTCGTGGGAGGAATTCCAGGAGTACTGGGACCGGGTATGCCGCGAACGGTTGGAGCTCAACCCGGCCACCCGCGACATCTTCCAGATGCGAATCCCCAAGCCGAAATTCGTGCCGATGCCCACCCCGCTGTGGGATCAGCTGTTCAAGCCGTGGATGGCCGGTCAGCGTTGGATCGCCGCCGGGTTGTTCGATCCCCCGGTGCGCGAGAAGGCCGGAATGCGCTGGACACCGGGAGACGAGGTGTTGTTGCGGCTGTTCGGCAAGTTCGTGGAGCTGGCGTTTTTGGCGGTGCCCGACGAGATACGGTTACACCCGCGGGCGCTGGCCGGCTACCGGCGTGCGCAAGGCCGGATTCGCCCCGATGCACCGCTGGTGGAAGCACCGCGGTTCACGGCGCCGCCGCGTGACCGGCGCGGCTTGCCGATGCATTACATCCCGCCACGCAAGACGATCATGGAGCGGGCCGGCTCGCTGGTGCACACCACGTTTTCGCTGGCCGGCCTGCGTCCGGCCTGGGGTCGTGGCACCGCGGCGTGA